The Paenibacillus polymyxa M1 DNA segment TGCGATTGCGATTGCCACTGCACAAGCTGAGGAATGGAACGATAATCATCCAGCCGCACGAGAATCGCCGAGCAATCAATGAAGAGAGAGACGAACAGCCCATGTCAACCTTTAAATACAAAAATGAATCGGTGGACGAAGCTCAAAGATTTGTAGAATAGCAATAGATTTCTGCAAATATTCATGAACAAAACGGACGTATCCATTCTACTTTAAAGCCTTTCTGATGAAGCTAAATACAGCGAAAGGGTGTCACGTAAGAAGATTTCTCTCCTGACGTAACACCCTTTCCTTATTGACGAAGGCTGTGGACGACCGGCACTGTTTTGGCAACTACCTTTTTAGCGGGAATAGCCGCTGGCAGTACCTTTTTCACAGGTCGGTGCAATTGGAACGTGGTCGTCCATGTAATTATTTTTCCGGCAAGCCACACAGCCAGTATTGTAAACATTGTTTCCTTCACAGGCAGATACAACAGCGATAATCCCAGTACGATGATGTCACTGACGATAAACACATTGCCGATTTTCCATCCGCGCCACTCGCTGATTAGCAGAGACAAAATATCATCGCCCCCGGTTGCTCCACCGAATCGCAGTACGATTCCGGCTCCTAAACCTGTGAGCACCCCACAAAGTAGAGCTGCTATTAGCAGATTTCCATGCAGGTCTATAACCAGAGTCGAATATTTCTCAAATCCTGCATAAAACAGTGAAAAGGCGACGGCTCCGATTAATGCTAGCATCATAAATCTTTTGCCCTTCAGTACCCATGCTAGCAATATGACGGGAACATCAAGCATCAGCATACTCCATGCTGGAGATATGCCAAACGCATAATGACCCAGCAAAGCTAAGCCTGCAAATCCGCCCTCTGATAAATGATTCTGGGCATTAATGTGATAGTACGTAAAAGCTAAAATGCATGTTCCGAGCAACATGACAGCAATCTGTCTCAGTGCTCCATTGTTCACGATAGATTCGTAAGTTTTCCTCATACAGGCTCCCTCGGTTTCTCGTAAGTTTGATGTGGATGAACCCACTCTTACGGAAGCAACCTGGTAAGATGTGCCTGGAGGACTTGGTCCTTCGCATGTACAATCCCCTCTTCCGCAGAGTTGGCTTTCGCAACTTGACGTTACTCCGCGGAAAAGCTAAGTATAAGACAGATCAAATCGTTTCCAAATCGTCCTTTGGGGAAGTATCCTTCGGGGACACATGGTATCCTGATCCTTTCTTTTGTGGAATAAAACTCCGACATTTCTGTGGTGCATATAATTCTATAATTTATTATACCACACCTTGTCACCTGCTAAACAGCTTGCTTTTTTTGCTGCACCATATTTTATTTTATGTGCGAGCATGCTTTATTGTATGTGCGAGTTGACGCATTATACCAAAGGTTTGGCGAATACACACTTAATGACCTGAGTGTGTTTTATTTTCACTTGGAGCTATTACCCTTAGTTTGGCTGTTCTGCGCTGATTGGCCATAAATACGCCCCCGAGTATAAGAAGCAGCCCGGTCAGCACGTTCCAGCCGATATGCTCATTCAGAAGTAAAAAGCCCCATACGATGGCGCTCACGGGTACAAAATACGTTACCGAAGAAGCGAATTCCGCACTCCCGCGCAAAATCATATAGTTGAACAAGATATATGCTACCCCTGATCCCAAAACTCCTAGCCCTATGAGGGAACCCAATACTCCTGGAACAGAAACGATCGACAAATCCGGTCTCTCTACAATTGCCATCATAATACCACCCCCTGCTGCCGCACCAAACAGTGTCGCAAAGGTAGCCTGATACATGGAAAGATTGGAGAGAAAACGTTTGGAGAGCTGTGTTCCAAATCCGTAGCAGAGAGTCGCAAGCAGCATACATCCAAAACCTACAGGATCAACAGAAATAATAGAGGCAGGATTAATACCCAATAAAATAATAATTCCTATAAAAGCGAGCCCCATTCCTAACCACTGCAGGCGATGAAATATAGCTCCGAAGAAGACAAGGCCCACCAACATAGTCCATATTGGCGTGGTCGCATTCAATACAGAAGCCATGCTGCTAGCTATTCTGGTCTCACTAAAACCAATCAATGTCCATGGTAAAACCATGTTTACACATGCTACCAGAATAACCGATTTCCACGGAATGCTTTTGATTTTAAACGGCTTACGCATAAGAAGCATTAATAAGACGATAAAAATAAGACCAAAGCTGGAGCGCAGAAATACAATGGTCCACGGTCCTACTTGATGTAGCAATAACACCTTAATAAACATAAAGGAACCGCCCCAAATAAGGCTCAACAATAATAAAGCTACATATAACGAACGTGACAATATGTAAACCTTCTTTCTCTACTTTCTTAAGTTAAATAGTAAAAATGACCGCTAGCAGAACACTATCCCCTTCTATGTAAGGTTTTTTATCCATCAGCTTAACACAAACTCTGTTTGACTGTCATCGGTCATATACGAAAGAACCTTTAGGCAATGGCACATGGAAGTAGGGCTCCCTGCCCCTTTTCCAATAATTGATGATTGCTTTGGCAATAGAAAAATCTCTATGATGAGGTATATACAGAACGTGTGTTCTATATACTTATTATATATTGTAATTTTACTCCAAGTAAAGGAGATATTTATGACAAACAAAAAGGTACTTGATAACAAGCATAAAGCTCCTTTGCCTTCTGAAGAAGACGCAGGACTGATCAAGATGTGTGTACTTCTAACTCTTGTGCTAGATGTGTTGGAACGAGACATTCGTATTATGAATATCTCTCCTCTAAAAATGCCCGATTTGTATATTCGTAGCCTGACTGAAGTACAACAGCGCATAACTGTTCAATTAGCAGAAACAAAAGCGCGAATGAAAAGACAGGGAGTGAAAATATACAGCGAAATCCGAAATCATGAAGGCGTAGAGGTTTTGTATGTATGCCGCGGTTACCAAAGGCGATTTTTCATGCTTTCATCCTTTGCCCGCAGTGAGGTTCGGCGTAAACTCGGATACTACCTGGGAATTGATCTGACCCAAGACTATGCCCCCTTATAATCTCGCCTTGCCTACTTGCCTAAACAAAGAGAAGATTTTAAAGCCCATTGGTTACATAGCAAATAATTTGGCTCGTATTTTCAAAAAGGAGAAATCTAAAATATGAAAAAAAAGAGCAGAGCCGCATAAAATGCTGGCTCTACTCATAATTACAACAGACTGATCGCCGTGTTGCTTAGTTGTTGGATTGATCAACCGTTGGTTCAGGATAGATAACCTCGTCAGGCTGAGTTTTTGGAGCACCACTCTGGTTCTCTGATTCAGAAGGTGTCTCCGGTTCGTTTTCAATAGAAGGTTGCGATGTATCTGTTGATGGCACATCGTTATTCTCATCAAGCGGTTCGATCTCTGCATCTGTGTCAGGAACAGCAGGAGCTGTTTCCTCTGGTGGAACCTCCTCTTGATCTGTTGCAGGCACCTTAACCTCAGGGACATCTTCTTTCTTGACCTCTGGTTTGGACGGAACTACTGGTCTAGCAGAACGTGGAAGCTGTTCTCTTCCGACTTCGGTCGGCACGTACTTTTGGTTAAACCAGTCCGTCACGAGATGACCTGATTGGCGGGAATAACGCCCTGGCAGCTTACCTGTAAGACTAGATACCGTAACTTTCACAACGCCTTCCGGCTGTATAAAATGCTTATGCTTAAAAAGCTCAGGCTGGTCCTTGACCGCCTCATTCATGATCAGCGCCCACACCGACTGTGCTCTGGTGTGACCTTCTTGAGATAATGTATTAACCTGTTGGCGATAACCAGCCCAGACGCCTAGCGTAACGTCAGGTGTGTATCCCATAAACCACACATCACCAAAGTTCTGTGTCGTACCCGTTTTACCCGCGATATCAATGGTACCGTAGCTTTTAAAAGCTTTTTGCAGACGTTTGCCAGTTCCTCTCGGGTCTGATATAACGGTTCTGAGCATATCCGTCATCAAAAATGCGGTTTGCTGCGAATATACACGCTTTGTCTGTGGTTTAAATTCATATACAATCTTACCGTTGGCATCTGTAATTTTACTGATCAAGTGAGGGGCATTATACACGCCCATATTGGGAATTGTCCCATATGCTGCGGTCAGTTCTTCGACGGATACCCCCTTACTAAGTCCACCTAGAACTCCTGTTTGAGCATGTTCATCCTGTGGTTGAATCGTTGTAATTCCAAGAGAACGCACAAAATTCCAAGCGTTTGGAATTTTAACTTCATATAAAAACAGCCTCAGTGCAGGGATGTTGATTGACCGATTGAGTGCTTCACGGGCTGTCATAAGCCCCTCATACCTTCTGTTATAATTTTTAGGAATATGATAACCCTTACGTCCGTCTTTCAATATGATTTGTGAATCATCAATAAGACCGGCGGGCTGAGTGTAGCCCTTCTCCAAAGCAGGTAAGTAAGCAGCAATAGGCTTCATGGCAGAACCGGGCTGACGTGTCATTTGAGTTGCATAGTTCATTTGCTCGGTATTAAAATCCCGGCCCTCGATCATACCGAGGATAGCCCCTGTCTTATGATCAATCATGATTGCTGCAATCTGTTCTAGCCCCTTCTTCTTACTGTATGGAGAAAAATTTTGTGGATTGGCTGCAATCTGCCGCATATTGCTATAAATTTTTTTATTTATTGTTGTATAAATTCGATAGCCGGATCGTTGCAACTCTTCTCGCGTATTTTGAAGAAGTTCAGCATGCTCAGGCTTAGAAATCTCGGCTGCTGTGAGATTCGGATTTTGCTGGAGTGCTAACAACTGTGCGGCCTCCCGCTCTGTTTCCAGCATCAAATAAGGGAATGTATTATAGCTTTTTTCGCGATGTGGGGCAAGGGTCGCTCTCACATCAAATTGAAGCGCCTCGTTATATTCGGACAGCGTGAGCTTGCCTGTTGCCAGCATTCTTTCCAACACAACGCGTTGGCGCTCCATCGCTTTATTGAAACCTTCTTCATCAAAATTCCCTTTACCATCAAAAGCGGAATAAACAGATGGCAGCTGTGGAAGACCTGCCAAATAAGCCGCTTGAGCAATATGAAGCTTATGTAGGTCGCTTACATTGAAAATCCCTAACGAAGCAGACTTGATTCCATACAAATTGTAACCAGCGGAACCATTACCAAAAGGCATTTTATTTAAGTAAGCCGTTAATATTTTGTCTTTGCCCATAAAACGCTCCATACGTAGTGCCAGCAGCATTTCCTTCACCTTTCGGCTGTCCGTTTTATCCAGACTCAGGAAAACTCTTCGGGCTACCTGCTGTGTCAGTGTACTGCCGCCAGTTTGGCGGTTTTCATTCAAAAGCTTCTGCTTGACAGCACGAGCCGTCCCCTTTAAATCTACACCATGGTGCTCATAAAATTGGCTGTCTTCCGTTGAAATGAGGGCATCCACAATGGACTGAGGAACATCCTTCAGGTCAACGAGCTGTCGGTCCTCCTCCATGCGCATTCTTCCAACCGGAGTTACCTGATCATTAAAAAATACAAAGCTGGTCAGAGCATTCTCATTTACCTTTTCATATATCAATTGACGTGATCGTACAGGTTCATCATGAACCAGTGCCGCCACATAACCGGATATAAGACCTCCGGCAAACAACACTCCAAGTACACCCGCAAGCGAGAACCACTTGATATTAATCAGCAAAACTCTGCCAAAAATGCGCCACCTACTGCGTTTTTGAGATGATGGTCGACGTTTTGGGTTCATAAAAATGGTTTTCTCCCCTCAATATTCATTCATTTCCACTTGTTTTTGTTCAAGATAATATGATACGCCATGCTAGGTTTCCCGTAAACTGTAATGTTCCAAAAAATACATTTGTATTAGGAACGCTTGTTCTGTATATAATACTACTATAAGAGTATACGTTCAAGAATATTTTGGAATATGATCAATTACATATCAGGGGAGGAGGTCAACATTTTGAAGGAGCGTAGAAGTAGAACCATATTTCTAGCGGACTGTCAAAGCTTTTATACCAGCGTCGAAAAAGCGGATAATCCCACCTACCAACATAAGCCGCTCGTTGTGGCCGGTGACCCTGCACTTCGTTCAGGCATTATTTTAGCTGCGTGTCCGCTGGCAAAAAAACTTGGTATATCCACTGCAGAACGTCTGGGGGAAGCTGTAAAAAAATGTCCTGACCTTATCATTGTACGCCCGCGCATGCAGCATTATATCGATGTCTCATTAAAAATAACAGAAATTTATAATGAATATACGGATTTGGTTGAGGTTTTCAGCATTGATGAACAATTTCTAGATATGAGCGGAAGTCTCTCCCTGTTCGGAGATCCGATGAGCATTGCAAGTGAAATTCAGCAGAAAGTGCTCGCACAAACAGGAGTATGGATTCGAATTGGTATCGGTCCCAATAAAATGCTGGCTAAAACGATTATAAGACAAACTAAATTACTTGTACATAATTATAAAATCCTGTAGGAACAAGATATTTAACGACTAAAGTAATGTACATTATTCAATTGCTTTGTTTATTGCTTTCGAAAAAATTTTTAGATTAAAAATTTAGTTGTAGATGTCCAAGTATTTCTTATTGCTTAGACTAAGATAAGGCTTCTTTTAGAGCACTACGGGGTACCGCCAACAAAGTGCGGATTTTGTACGCTAAGCCTTGATTGTCGAAAAAAACGCCGGAATCTTGTACGCTAAGGATTACCGGCTTCGATTCTTCCTTGAATAAGTGGTAACAATGCGTTTAAACTGGCATTTCGTTTTTGATCGAATGTGTACTCACCAAGAAAGTTGATATGTTCCCAACCTAAAGGCGAAATGTGGCTTAATAGATTTTCATGAAGCGATCCTTTTTGCTTCAAGACCTTCGTTGCTTCTGTAAGATGAACCGTATTCCAGACACTAATTGCGTTGATGAGAATATTCAATGCGCTGGCCCATTGTAGCTGATTTAGCAAGGCACGCTCGCGTAATTCTCCGCGTTTTCCAAAAAAAAGTGCTCTGGCAAGAGCGTTCATTGCCTCGCCTTTATTTAGACCGCGCTGGATGCGACGACGCATCGATTCGCTAGAGATGTAATCCAAAATGAAGATTGTCTTTTCTATCCGTCCCATTTCCCGTAGAGCTGTAGCTAAACTATTTTGTCTAGCATAAGATCCAAGCTTCTCCATGATAAGAGATCCTGAAACTTTCCCTTCCCGAATAGAGTGGGCTAAACGTAAAACGTCATTATAGTTCTCCTGTATGATCTTCGTATTGATACGACCGCGAAGTAGGTTTTCTATCTTTGGAAATTCGCCTGTCTTATCAAACGAATATAACCTGGAATCAGATAAATCGCGAAGCCGTGGAGCAAATCGGAATCCGAGCAAATGACTTAAACCAAAGACTTGATCAGTGTAGCCGGCGGTATCCGTATAATGTTCTTCAATAGACAACTCAGATTCATGATGCAAAAGGCCATCGATGACATGCACCGCGTCACGAGCGTTCGTATTGATGACTTTGTCCAAACCGGTCAAGTTGGTACCAGAAGAAATGGGGTACCGCCAGCAAATCGGAAAAAAACTACGTTAAGCAAATTTCGACAAAGAAAAGACCGATTTTGACCACGTTAAGGCTAAATCGGCTGTTTCATTTCAAACTTAGTTGTGTGGAATTTATTCATGTAAAATGTTCCTACTCTTATATTAGAGACAAACGATTTCCCCTTAATACGTTCGTGTTTATATCACTCTTTTATTGTAGGTCTACTTACCAG contains these protein-coding regions:
- a CDS encoding YitT family protein, translating into MRKTYESIVNNGALRQIAVMLLGTCILAFTYYHINAQNHLSEGGFAGLALLGHYAFGISPAWSMLMLDVPVILLAWVLKGKRFMMLALIGAVAFSLFYAGFEKYSTLVIDLHGNLLIAALLCGVLTGLGAGIVLRFGGATGGDDILSLLISEWRGWKIGNVFIVSDIIVLGLSLLYLPVKETMFTILAVWLAGKIITWTTTFQLHRPVKKVLPAAIPAKKVVAKTVPVVHSLRQ
- a CDS encoding DMT family transporter, translated to MSRSLYVALLLLSLIWGGSFMFIKVLLLHQVGPWTIVFLRSSFGLIFIVLLMLLMRKPFKIKSIPWKSVILVACVNMVLPWTLIGFSETRIASSMASVLNATTPIWTMLVGLVFFGAIFHRLQWLGMGLAFIGIIILLGINPASIISVDPVGFGCMLLATLCYGFGTQLSKRFLSNLSMYQATFATLFGAAAGGGIMMAIVERPDLSIVSVPGVLGSLIGLGVLGSGVAYILFNYMILRGSAEFASSVTYFVPVSAIVWGFLLLNEHIGWNVLTGLLLILGGVFMANQRRTAKLRVIAPSENKTHSGH
- a CDS encoding transglycosylase domain-containing protein; its protein translation is MNPKRRPSSQKRSRWRIFGRVLLINIKWFSLAGVLGVLFAGGLISGYVAALVHDEPVRSRQLIYEKVNENALTSFVFFNDQVTPVGRMRMEEDRQLVDLKDVPQSIVDALISTEDSQFYEHHGVDLKGTARAVKQKLLNENRQTGGSTLTQQVARRVFLSLDKTDSRKVKEMLLALRMERFMGKDKILTAYLNKMPFGNGSAGYNLYGIKSASLGIFNVSDLHKLHIAQAAYLAGLPQLPSVYSAFDGKGNFDEEGFNKAMERQRVVLERMLATGKLTLSEYNEALQFDVRATLAPHREKSYNTFPYLMLETEREAAQLLALQQNPNLTAAEISKPEHAELLQNTREELQRSGYRIYTTINKKIYSNMRQIAANPQNFSPYSKKKGLEQIAAIMIDHKTGAILGMIEGRDFNTEQMNYATQMTRQPGSAMKPIAAYLPALEKGYTQPAGLIDDSQIILKDGRKGYHIPKNYNRRYEGLMTAREALNRSINIPALRLFLYEVKIPNAWNFVRSLGITTIQPQDEHAQTGVLGGLSKGVSVEELTAAYGTIPNMGVYNAPHLISKITDANGKIVYEFKPQTKRVYSQQTAFLMTDMLRTVISDPRGTGKRLQKAFKSYGTIDIAGKTGTTQNFGDVWFMGYTPDVTLGVWAGYRQQVNTLSQEGHTRAQSVWALIMNEAVKDQPELFKHKHFIQPEGVVKVTVSSLTGKLPGRYSRQSGHLVTDWFNQKYVPTEVGREQLPRSARPVVPSKPEVKKEDVPEVKVPATDQEEVPPEETAPAVPDTDAEIEPLDENNDVPSTDTSQPSIENEPETPSESENQSGAPKTQPDEVIYPEPTVDQSNN